GGTCGAGGCGCTGCCCCGCCCGGGCGACGAGTGCGTGGTCACCGGGGCGGCGATCGGCACCGAGGGCCGCAAGGCGCTCGTGCGCACCAGCCTGTACGCCCCGGACGGCAACCTGCTCGGCCACGCCCGGGCCACCTGGATCGCCGTGTAGGCACGGGCGTCGATCGGCTCGTACCTGGGGAGGAGACGGCTCCTGCCTGAGACGGATCACGATCTACAGAGCGAGCCCGATTGAATTGTTTGACCAGTAACGTCACGCTGTGCCACGGCGCATTCCGGCGCCAACACGGGAGGAGAACGATGACCGACGGGCAGCCAAGCCCCAACAGCGACGCCCAGATCGTGGTTTCCGGCCTGACCAAGCAGTACCGCAACGTGCTCGCGGTGAGTGACCTGTCGTTCACGATCGCACCGGGTCGGGTCACCGGCTTCCTCGGCCCGAACGGCGCGGGTAAGACCACCACGCTGCGCATGCTGCTGAACCTGGTCACCCCGACCGCCGGAACGGCGACCATCGGTGGCCACCGGTATCCCGACCTGGCCGACCCGCTGCGACATGTGGGCGCGGTACTGGAGGCGTCCAGCGCACACAAGGGCCGTACCGGCATCAGTCACCTGCGGGTGATCTGCGCGGCCGCCGGGCTGCCCCGGCAGCGGGCCGACGAGGCACTGGCCCTGGTCGGGCTGACCCCGGCGGCCAAGCGCAAGTTCAAGGGCTACTCGCTGGGCATGAAGCAGCGGCTCGGTATCGCCGCCGCGATGCTCGGCGACCCGCGGGTGCTCATCCTCGACGAGCCGGCCAACGGGCTGGACCCGGAGGGCATCCGCTGGATGCGCGGGTTCCTCAAGGGACTGGCCGCCGAGGGGCGCACCGTGCTGGTCTCCAGCCACCTGCTCTCGGAGATGCAGCTGCTGGCCGACGACGTGGTGATCATCGCGGCCGGGCAGCTGGTCCGGCAGGGCCCGGTCGACCAGGTGATCGGATCGATGGCGCAGGGCGTACGCGTCCGGGTCCGCACCCCGCAGGCCGACGCGCTGACGGCCGCGCTGGCCGACGGGCCGGCCACGGTGGAGGACGACGGGCAGGGCGCCCTCCTGATCGCCGGGGTGGACGCCCCGACGGTCGGCCGGGCGGCGCTGACCGCCGGGGTGGAACTGCACGAGCTGACCACTGAACGACCCGACCTCGAACGCGTGTTCCTGGAGCTGACGGCCGGAAAGGCGGGCATCCGATGAGCAACCTCGTCCGCTCCGAACTGCTGAAGATCCGTACGACCAGCACCTGGTGGTGGCTGGCCATCGGTGCGTTCCTGTCGATCGCCCTGGCCTTCGCCTTCAACGCCTGGCTGGCCACCGAGACGCTCAGCGGCGGCGGGGAGGAGTTCGGCGTCACCGGCGACGCTGCCTCCGCGCCGGCGCAGGCGGCCAACCTCTACACCTCCGGGCAGTACCTCGGCCTGATGTTCGTGATGCTCATCGGCATCCTCATGGTCACCAACGAGTTCTTCCACCAGACGGCGACCACGACGTTCCTGGCCACCCCGCGGCGCACCTCGGTGATCGTCAGCAAGCTCATCGCGGC
This is a stretch of genomic DNA from Micromonospora sp. WMMD1082. It encodes these proteins:
- a CDS encoding ATP-binding cassette domain-containing protein gives rise to the protein MTDGQPSPNSDAQIVVSGLTKQYRNVLAVSDLSFTIAPGRVTGFLGPNGAGKTTTLRMLLNLVTPTAGTATIGGHRYPDLADPLRHVGAVLEASSAHKGRTGISHLRVICAAAGLPRQRADEALALVGLTPAAKRKFKGYSLGMKQRLGIAAAMLGDPRVLILDEPANGLDPEGIRWMRGFLKGLAAEGRTVLVSSHLLSEMQLLADDVVIIAAGQLVRQGPVDQVIGSMAQGVRVRVRTPQADALTAALADGPATVEDDGQGALLIAGVDAPTVGRAALTAGVELHELTTERPDLERVFLELTAGKAGIR